A region from the Palaemon carinicauda isolate YSFRI2023 chromosome 9, ASM3689809v2, whole genome shotgun sequence genome encodes:
- the LOC137646629 gene encoding mucin-2-like: MLRDLLLPSSSLSTTSYSAYSFSSSLSTTSYSAYSFSSSLSTTSYSAYSFSSSLSTTSYSAYSFSSSLSTTSYSAYSFSSSLSTTSYSAYSFSSSLSTTSYSAYSSSSLSTTSYSAYSSLPLPSPLLPTLPTHPFFPLHYFLLSLLLLLFPLHYFLLSLLLPSSSLSTTSYSAYSFSSSLSTTSYSAYSSLPLPSPLLPTQPTPPPLPSPLLPTLPTHPFFPLHYFYSAYSFSSSLSTTSYSAYSSLPLPSPLLPTQPTPPPLPSPLLPTLPTHPFFPLHYFLLSLLLLLFPLHYFLLSLLLPSSSLSTTSYSAYSSSSSLSTTSYSAYSSLLPSPLLPTQPTPSPLPSPLLPTLPTHPFFPLHYFLLSLLLLLFPLHYFLLCLLIPSSLSTTSYSAYSSLLPSPLLPTQPTPSPLPSPLLPTLPTHPFFLSTTSYSAYSFSSSLSTTSYSAYSSLLPSPLLPTQPTPSPLPSPLLPTQPTPPFLFPLHYFLLSLPPPLLFPLHYFLLCLLIPSSLSTTSYSAPTPSPLPSPLLPTLPTHPFFPLHYFLLCLLIPSSLSTTSYSAYSFSSSLSTTSYSAYSSLPLPSPLLPTQPTPPLLFPLHYFLLCLLIPSSLSTTSYSAYSFSSSLSTTSYSAYSSPPLPSPLLPINLLPLTSYSYSLTSLSTISYSSLPLPSPLLPTQPTPPPLPSPLLPTQPTPPPLPSPLLPTLPPPHSPPPPPPHPPSLRLRQLAPGHHILLVPRRN; the protein is encoded by the exons ATGCTAAGAga CCTACTCCTCCCTTCCTCTTCCCTCTCCACTACTTCGTACTCAGCCTActccttctcctcttccctctccACTACTTCCTACTCAGCCTActccttctcctcttccctctccACTACTTCCTACTCAGCCTActccttctcctcttccctctccACTACTTCCTACTCAGCCTActccttctcctcttccctctccACTACTTCCTACTCAGCCTActccttctcctcttccctctccACTACTTCCTACTCAGCCTActccttctcctcttccctctccACTACTTCCTACTCAGCCTACTCCTCTTCTTCCCTCTCCACTACTTCCTACTCTGCCTACTCATCCCTTCCTCTTCCCTCTCCACTACTTCCTACTCTGCCTACTCATCCCTTCTTCCCTCTCCACTACTTCCTACTCAGCCTActccttctcctcttccctctccACTACTTCCTACTCAGCCTACTCCTCCCTTCCTCTTCCCTCTCCACTACTTCCTACTCAGCCTActccttctcctcttccctctccACTACTTCCTACTCTGCCTACTCCTCCCTTCCTCTTCCCTCTCCACTACTTCCTACTCagcctactcctcctcctcttccctctccACTACTTCCTACTCTGCCTACTCATCCCTTCTTCCCTCTCCACTACTTCTACTCAGCCTActccttctcctcttccctctccACTACTTCCTACTCAGCCTACTCCTCCCTTCCTCTTCCCTCTCCACTACTTCCTACTCagcctactcctcctcctcttccctctccACTACTTCCTACTCTGCCTACTCATCCCTTCTTCCCTCTCCACTACTTCCTACTCAGCCTActccttctcctcttccctctccACTACTTCCTACTCAGCCTACTCCTCCCTTCCTCTTCCCTCTCCACTACTTCCTACTCagcctactcctcctcctcttccctctccACTACTTCCTACTCTGCCTACTCATCCCTTCTTCCCTCTCCACTACTTCCTACTCAGCCTActccttctcctcttccctctccACTACTTCCTACTCTGCCTACTCATCCCTTCTTCCCTCTCCACTACTTCCTACTCAGCCTActccttctcctcttccctctccACTACTTCCTACTCTGCCTACTCATCCCTTCTTCCCTCTCCACTACTTCCTACTCTGCCTACTCATCCCTTCTTCCCTCTCCACTACTTCCTACTCAGCCTActccttctcctcttccctctccACTACTTCCTACTCTGCCTACTCATCCCTTCTTCCTCTCCACTACTTCCTACTCAGCCTActccttctcctcttccctctccACTACTTCCTACTCTGCCTACTCATCCCTTCTTCCCTCTCCACTACTTCCTACTCAGCCTActccttctcctcttccctctccACTACTTCCTACTCAGCCTACTCCTCCCTTCCTCTTCCCTCTCCACTACTTCCTACTCAGCCTACCTCCTCCCCTCCTCTTCCCTCTCCACTACTTCCTACTCTGCCTACTCATCCCTTCTTCCCTATCCACTACTTCCTACTCAGCTCCTActccttctcctcttccctctccACTACTTCCTACTCTGCCTACTCATCCCTTCTTCCCTCTCCACTACTTCCTACTCTGCCTACTCATCCCTTCTTCCCTCTCCACTACTTCCTACTCAGCCTActccttctcctcttccctctccACTACTTCCTACTCAGCCTACTCCTCCCTTCCTCTTCCCTCTCCACTACTTCCTACTCAGCCTACTCCTCCCCTCCTCTTCCCTCTCCACTACTTCCTACTCTGCCTACTCATCCCTTCTTCCCTATCCACTACTTCCTACTCAGCCTActccttctcctcttccctctccACTACTTCCTACTCAGCCTACTCCTCCCCTCCTCTTCCCTCTCCACTACTTCCTATTAATCTTCTTCCTCTTACATCCTACTCCTACTCCCTCACTTCCCTCTCCACTATATCCTACTCCTCCCTTCCTCTTCCCTCTCCACTACTTCCTACTCagcctactcctcctcctcttccctctccactacttcctactcagcctactcctcctcctcttccctctccactacttcctactcttcctcctcctcattctcctccccctcctcctcctcatcctccttcaTTACGACTCCGCCAGCTCGCTCCTGGCCATCATATACTTCTCGTCCCCAGACGAAAttaa